The following proteins come from a genomic window of Shewanella halifaxensis HAW-EB4:
- the mazG gene encoding nucleoside triphosphate pyrophosphohydrolase: MTSLVGDTTPLLNIMQKLRDPETGCPWDRAQSFQTIVPFTIEEAYEVADTIERMALDELPDELGDLLFQVVFYCQLGKEQGLFDFNTVVERICDKLTRRHPHVFEGLATTSTDEIKQNWEQLKAIERSERALDSVLDDIPLSLPALSRSIKIQKRVARVGFDWAELPPVVAKIHEEIDEVIFEVEQETVDVQKVQDEMGDLLFAVVNLARHLGVEPEKALRQANHKFERRFRGVEAYAQADGRAMNEHTLEELDGYWDSVKQDERNK, from the coding sequence ATGACAAGCTTAGTCGGCGATACGACCCCGCTACTTAATATTATGCAAAAACTGCGTGACCCAGAAACAGGTTGTCCCTGGGACAGGGCGCAAAGTTTTCAAACCATCGTACCTTTTACCATAGAGGAAGCCTACGAGGTCGCCGATACCATTGAGCGTATGGCGCTTGATGAGTTGCCTGACGAGTTAGGGGATCTGCTATTTCAGGTGGTATTTTACTGTCAACTGGGCAAAGAGCAGGGGCTTTTTGATTTCAATACCGTGGTTGAACGTATATGCGATAAATTAACTCGCCGTCATCCCCATGTATTTGAAGGATTAGCGACAACGAGTACAGATGAGATCAAGCAAAATTGGGAACAGTTAAAAGCTATCGAGCGTAGTGAAAGAGCACTCGACTCTGTACTAGACGATATTCCGCTGAGTTTACCCGCGCTGTCGCGTTCGATAAAAATTCAAAAACGTGTCGCTCGAGTGGGTTTTGACTGGGCTGAACTGCCGCCCGTGGTGGCAAAAATCCATGAAGAGATTGATGAAGTCATTTTTGAAGTCGAGCAAGAAACGGTAGATGTGCAAAAAGTGCAAGACGAAATGGGCGACTTATTGTTTGCCGTTGTGAACCTTGCAAGACACTTAGGTGTTGAGCCTGAAAAGGCATTAAGGCAAGCAAATCATAAGTTTGAAAGAAGGTTTAGGGGTGTTGAAGCCTATGCTCAAGCGGATGGCCGTGCCATGAATGAGCATACATTAGAGGAGCTCGATGGCTACTGGGATAGCGTTAAACAGGATGAGAGAAATAAATAA
- a CDS encoding CTP synthase: MTTRYIFVTGGVVSSLGKGIAAASLAAILEARGLNVTIMKLDPYINVDPGTMSPTQHGEVFVTEDGAETDLDLGHYERFIRTKMNRRNNFTTGRIYEEVLRKERRGDYLGATIQVIPHITNAIKEKVLAGGEGHDVAIVEIGGTVGDIESLPFLESIRQLGVELGRDRTLFMHLTLVPFLGAAGEVKTKPTQHSVKELRSIGIAPDVLVCRGDRAIPANEKAKISLFCNVEERAVISLKDVDSIYKIPALLKAQGLDQLVTKRFGIDCKEADLAEWEKVVYQEANPVGEVTIGMVGKYIELPDAYKSVNEALKHAGLFNRVSVNIKYIDSQNVEAKGDEVLQGLDGILVPGGFGERGVEGKIMAAQFARENNLPYFGICLGMQVALIEFARHVAGLEGAHSTEFDKNTPHPVVGLITEWINEDGQVEERHEESDLGGTMRLGAQLCHLEEGTKAAAAYKSTTCVERHRHRYEVNNNYKERLEKAGLIFSGLSSDRSLVEMIELPNHPWFVAGQFHPEFTSTPRDGQPLFEGFVAAAYTYQKRDLED, translated from the coding sequence ATGACTACAAGGTATATCTTCGTTACTGGTGGCGTTGTTTCATCACTAGGTAAAGGCATTGCAGCAGCATCATTGGCTGCAATATTAGAGGCTCGCGGCCTAAACGTAACCATTATGAAGCTGGATCCATACATTAACGTCGATCCAGGTACCATGAGTCCGACACAGCACGGTGAAGTGTTTGTGACAGAAGACGGCGCTGAAACTGATCTAGATTTAGGTCACTATGAGCGTTTCATCCGTACCAAGATGAATCGTCGTAATAACTTTACTACGGGTCGTATTTACGAAGAAGTTCTACGTAAAGAGCGTCGTGGTGACTACTTAGGTGCAACCATTCAGGTTATTCCGCACATCACTAACGCTATCAAAGAGAAAGTACTTGCTGGTGGCGAAGGTCATGATGTAGCGATTGTTGAGATCGGTGGCACGGTGGGTGATATTGAATCACTGCCATTCCTAGAGTCTATCCGTCAGCTAGGCGTTGAGCTTGGCCGTGATAGAACCCTATTTATGCATTTGACTCTTGTACCTTTCTTAGGTGCAGCAGGTGAAGTGAAAACTAAACCGACACAGCATTCAGTTAAAGAGCTACGTTCAATCGGTATTGCTCCTGATGTCTTGGTTTGTCGTGGTGATCGCGCTATTCCTGCAAATGAAAAAGCAAAGATTTCTTTATTCTGTAACGTTGAAGAACGTGCAGTTATCTCGCTAAAAGACGTAGATAGTATCTATAAGATCCCTGCGTTATTAAAAGCACAAGGTCTAGACCAACTTGTGACAAAGCGTTTCGGCATCGATTGTAAAGAAGCTGATTTAGCCGAGTGGGAAAAGGTTGTTTACCAAGAAGCTAACCCTGTGGGTGAAGTGACTATTGGTATGGTAGGCAAGTACATTGAACTACCAGATGCATATAAGTCAGTTAACGAAGCACTAAAGCATGCAGGTTTATTTAACCGCGTGTCAGTTAACATCAAGTATATTGATTCACAAAACGTAGAAGCTAAGGGCGATGAAGTCTTACAAGGCTTAGACGGTATCTTGGTTCCTGGTGGATTCGGTGAGCGCGGTGTTGAAGGTAAGATCATGGCGGCTCAGTTCGCTCGTGAAAATAACCTACCTTACTTCGGTATCTGTTTAGGTATGCAGGTTGCGTTGATTGAGTTTGCACGCCATGTTGCAGGTCTTGAGGGTGCACACTCAACTGAGTTTGACAAAAACACGCCGCACCCAGTTGTTGGTTTGATCACTGAGTGGATCAACGAAGATGGTCAAGTTGAAGAGCGTCATGAAGAGTCAGACTTAGGCGGCACAATGCGTCTTGGTGCTCAGCTATGTCACCTTGAAGAAGGCACTAAAGCGGCTGCAGCTTATAAGTCTACTACTTGTGTTGAACGTCACCGTCACCGTTACGAAGTGAACAACAACTATAAAGAGCGTCTTGAAAAAGCAGGCCTGATCTTTAGTGGTCTTTCATCAGATCGCTCACTGGTTGAGATGATTGAGCTACCGAATCACCCATGGTTCGTAGCAGGTCAGTTCCATCCTGAATTCACATCGACTCCTCGTGATGGCCAACCGTTATTTGAAGGGTTTGTAGCTGCCGCTTATACCTACCAAAAACGTGATTTAGAAGACTAA
- the eno gene encoding phosphopyruvate hydratase codes for MAKIINIIGREIMDSRGNPTVEAEVHLEGGFMGMAAAPSGASTGSREALELRDGDKARYMGKGVLKAVENINGLIRDALMGKDATAQAELDQIMIDVDGTENKDKLGANAILAVSLAAAKAAAAFKGVPLYAHIADLNGTPGQYSMPVPMMNILNGGEHADNNVDIQEFMVQPVGAKSFREALRMGAEIFHSLKSVLKSKGLSTSVGDEGGFAPDLASNADALAIIKVAVEKAGYTLGTDVTLALDCAASEFYKDGQYDLSGEGKVFSANGFSDFLKSLTEQYPIASIEDGLDESDWDGWAYQTQIMGDKIQLVGDDLFVTNTKILKRGIDNGIANSILIKFNQIGSLTETLAAIRMAKDAGYTVVISHRSGETEDATIADLAVATSAGQIKTGSLCRSDRVAKYNQLLRIEEQLGEKAPYNGLKEIKGQA; via the coding sequence ATGGCTAAGATTATTAACATTATCGGTCGCGAAATCATGGATTCTCGCGGTAACCCAACTGTTGAAGCTGAAGTTCATTTAGAAGGCGGATTCATGGGTATGGCTGCTGCACCGTCAGGCGCATCTACAGGTAGCCGTGAAGCACTAGAGCTTCGTGATGGCGATAAAGCACGTTACATGGGTAAAGGTGTATTAAAAGCTGTTGAAAACATCAATGGACTTATCCGTGATGCTTTGATGGGCAAAGATGCGACAGCGCAAGCTGAACTTGACCAAATCATGATTGACGTAGATGGTACTGAAAACAAAGATAAGCTAGGCGCTAACGCGATTCTTGCTGTTTCTTTGGCTGCTGCTAAAGCGGCTGCAGCATTTAAAGGTGTTCCTTTATATGCGCATATCGCTGATCTAAATGGCACTCCAGGCCAGTACTCTATGCCTGTTCCTATGATGAACATCTTAAACGGTGGTGAGCACGCAGATAACAATGTTGATATCCAAGAGTTCATGGTTCAACCTGTTGGCGCAAAGAGCTTCCGTGAAGCACTACGTATGGGCGCTGAAATCTTCCATAGCCTTAAGAGCGTACTAAAGTCTAAAGGCTTAAGCACTTCTGTGGGTGATGAAGGTGGTTTCGCACCAGATCTAGCATCAAACGCTGACGCACTTGCAATCATCAAGGTTGCTGTAGAGAAAGCGGGTTACACGTTAGGTACTGACGTAACACTAGCGCTAGATTGCGCGGCATCTGAGTTTTACAAAGATGGTCAGTACGACCTATCTGGTGAAGGCAAAGTCTTCTCGGCTAACGGTTTCTCTGACTTCCTTAAGTCGCTAACTGAACAGTACCCTATTGCTTCTATTGAAGATGGCTTAGATGAGTCAGACTGGGATGGTTGGGCTTACCAGACTCAAATCATGGGTGACAAGATCCAGCTTGTTGGTGACGACTTGTTCGTAACTAACACTAAGATCTTGAAGCGTGGTATCGACAACGGTATTGCTAACTCAATCTTGATTAAGTTTAACCAAATCGGTTCACTAACAGAAACTTTAGCAGCGATTCGCATGGCGAAAGATGCGGGTTACACAGTAGTGATTTCACACCGTAGTGGTGAAACTGAAGATGCAACCATTGCCGATCTAGCAGTAGCGACTTCTGCTGGTCAAATCAAGACGGGTTCACTATGCCGTAGTGACCGTGTTGCTAAGTACAACCAGCTGCTTCGTATCGAAGAGCAGTTAGGCGAAAAAGCTCCTTATAACGGTCTTAAAGAGATCAAAGGTCAAGCATAA
- the ftsB gene encoding cell division protein FtsB — protein sequence MKRLLIVLIALLAMLEYRLWFGDKSLAESFHLQEQIKLQQQSNAQLVARNQILREEISDLRSGTEALEERARNELGMVKEGETFFRVVGGERDKPSND from the coding sequence ATGAAACGCCTTCTTATTGTATTAATCGCTCTACTTGCCATGCTTGAATATCGCCTTTGGTTTGGGGATAAGAGCCTCGCTGAATCTTTTCATCTGCAGGAGCAAATTAAGCTGCAACAGCAAAGTAATGCGCAACTAGTTGCCCGTAACCAAATACTGAGAGAAGAGATTAGCGATCTTCGTAGTGGTACAGAGGCGTTAGAAGAGCGTGCTCGCAATGAGTTAGGTATGGTTAAAGAGGGAGAGACCTTCTTTCGCGTAGTTGGAGGCGAGCGTGACAAACCATCAAATGATTAA
- the ispD gene encoding 2-C-methyl-D-erythritol 4-phosphate cytidylyltransferase, translated as MSQTPEQIIAIVPAAGIGSRMGAEIPKQYLQLNEQSILSHTLDCLLSHPDIDKVIVALNPADNYFAKLPQVKHPKLECVIGGKERADSVLSGLKIAEAGAWALVHDAARPCLTHRDIDKLIASVNEFPQGAILAAPVRDTMKRTDEKGLISETVCRERLWHALTPQYFPVSSLMQNLTDALAAGALITDEASAMEWAGVMPGIVSGRADNIKVTHPDDLQLASLFLKNAV; from the coding sequence ATGAGCCAAACACCCGAGCAAATTATTGCGATTGTTCCCGCTGCCGGAATTGGTAGTCGTATGGGCGCAGAAATTCCTAAGCAGTATTTACAGCTTAATGAACAGAGTATTTTGAGCCACACCTTAGATTGCCTTCTTTCGCATCCCGATATCGATAAGGTGATCGTCGCACTTAATCCTGCTGATAACTATTTTGCTAAATTGCCTCAAGTGAAACATCCAAAGCTTGAGTGTGTCATTGGCGGTAAGGAACGTGCTGATTCTGTTTTATCAGGATTAAAAATTGCAGAGGCCGGTGCTTGGGCATTGGTGCATGACGCTGCGCGGCCATGTCTAACACATAGAGATATTGATAAGCTTATTGCGTCAGTTAATGAGTTCCCACAGGGGGCTATTCTAGCTGCGCCAGTGCGTGACACGATGAAACGCACCGATGAGAAAGGCTTAATTAGCGAGACGGTTTGCCGAGAAAGACTATGGCATGCATTAACGCCGCAGTATTTTCCAGTTTCAAGTTTGATGCAAAATTTAACTGATGCGTTAGCGGCTGGTGCGCTTATCACTGATGAGGCATCTGCTATGGAGTGGGCCGGAGTTATGCCCGGGATTGTCTCTGGACGTGCCGATAACATTAAAGTGACTCATCCAGATGATCTTCAGCTTGCGTCACTCTTTCTCAAAAATGCAGTTTAA
- the ispF gene encoding 2-C-methyl-D-erythritol 2,4-cyclodiphosphate synthase has product MKIRIGHGFDVHKFGGEPPLILGGVDVPYEVGLIAHSDGDVALHAISDAILGAMALGDIGKHFPDTDPEFKGADSRVLLRHCYQLATDMGFSLSNLDVTIIAQAPKMAPHIEAIRKVLAADLVADINDINVKATTTEKLGFTGRKEGIAVEAVVLMIKA; this is encoded by the coding sequence ATGAAAATTAGAATAGGTCACGGGTTTGACGTACACAAGTTTGGTGGTGAGCCGCCACTTATTCTCGGCGGTGTCGATGTGCCTTATGAAGTGGGCTTAATCGCCCATTCTGATGGAGATGTCGCCCTGCACGCAATCTCTGATGCGATTCTTGGGGCGATGGCTCTGGGCGATATTGGCAAACATTTCCCAGATACAGACCCAGAGTTTAAAGGTGCCGATAGTCGTGTACTCTTAAGGCATTGCTATCAGTTAGCCACAGATATGGGCTTTAGCTTATCTAACTTAGATGTCACTATTATTGCTCAGGCGCCGAAAATGGCTCCTCATATTGAAGCTATCCGCAAAGTATTGGCGGCAGATTTAGTTGCAGATATCAATGATATCAATGTTAAGGCGACAACAACGGAAAAACTTGGCTTTACAGGCAGAAAAGAAGGCATAGCAGTTGAAGCTGTGGTGTTGATGATAAAAGCCTAG
- the truD gene encoding tRNA pseudouridine(13) synthase TruD, which produces MSELHYLYGKPTSTADLRTHNSDFQVQEILPFAPTGEGEHHLLHIRKDGLNTLEIVKRISIFAHVHPKEVTYAGQKDKHAVTEQWFGVRIPGKETPDWQQLNSDQVTVLNAARHSKKLRIGALAGNRFTLILRNVSDMSDVIRRIDLVKGQGVPNYFGEQRFGHDGKNLEFGRQMFTGRKVKDRNKRSMYLSAVRSNVFNMACSGRLAQHGTKALAGDCVMLAGSKSYFVAEQWDETLIERLNNKDIQLSAPLWGRGLPLAQSEAAQCEADALESLAIDKDGLEHAGLSQERRALLLEPQHLQYQVDEDTITLKFALPSGSYATSVLRELFQYQDVQEVARQQMLADQRSAEAD; this is translated from the coding sequence ATGAGTGAATTACATTATTTATACGGCAAGCCAACTTCAACTGCCGATCTACGTACCCACAATAGTGATTTCCAAGTGCAGGAGATTTTACCTTTCGCGCCGACAGGTGAGGGGGAGCATCATCTGCTACACATACGTAAAGATGGGCTCAATACCCTTGAAATCGTTAAGAGGATCTCGATCTTTGCTCATGTACACCCAAAAGAGGTGACTTATGCCGGGCAAAAAGATAAGCATGCGGTTACAGAGCAGTGGTTTGGTGTACGTATTCCAGGTAAAGAAACGCCTGACTGGCAGCAGCTCAATAGCGACCAAGTTACAGTGCTTAACGCTGCAAGACATAGTAAAAAACTGCGGATTGGCGCGCTGGCTGGTAATCGCTTTACCTTAATATTGCGTAATGTCAGCGATATGAGTGATGTGATTAGACGCATTGACTTAGTCAAAGGGCAGGGCGTACCAAACTATTTTGGTGAGCAGCGATTTGGGCATGATGGTAAAAATTTAGAGTTTGGTCGGCAGATGTTTACTGGCCGTAAAGTTAAAGATCGTAATAAGCGCAGTATGTATTTGTCGGCAGTTCGCTCGAATGTGTTTAATATGGCCTGTTCAGGTCGTTTAGCGCAGCATGGTACTAAAGCCTTAGCAGGTGATTGTGTCATGCTTGCAGGCAGTAAAAGTTACTTTGTTGCCGAGCAGTGGGATGAAACGTTAATAGAGCGTCTAAATAATAAAGATATTCAGCTTTCAGCACCATTGTGGGGGCGTGGCTTACCACTTGCTCAGTCTGAAGCGGCGCAGTGTGAGGCTGACGCACTTGAGTCACTCGCAATTGACAAAGACGGTTTAGAGCATGCAGGTCTTAGCCAAGAGAGACGTGCTTTGTTACTTGAGCCGCAACATCTGCAATATCAAGTAGATGAAGATACCATTACCCTTAAATTTGCATTACCATCTGGGTCTTATGCAACCTCAGTACTACGTGAGTTATTCCAGTATCAAGATGTTCAAGAGGTCGCGCGTCAACAGATGCTAGCTGATCAAAGAAGCGCTGAGGCCGATTAA
- the surE gene encoding 5'/3'-nucleotidase SurE — MKILISNDDGVNAEGIAALTTALNQIAETLTVGPDRNCSGASNSLTLTNPLRLNTLDNGFISVSGTPTDCVHLAIRELYQDEPDMVVSGINAGANMGDDTLYSGTVAAAMEGRFLGFPAIAISLVGHELKHYDTAAHYALKIVKALQDSPIAQDKILNINVPDLPLAEVKGIKITRLGARHRAEGMVRTQDPAGREIFWLGPPGDEQDASDGTDFYAVANGYVSITPLTVDLTAFEQLSALESWLTQIHD; from the coding sequence ATGAAGATTTTAATCAGTAATGATGATGGGGTGAACGCAGAAGGTATTGCTGCCTTAACGACCGCATTAAACCAGATAGCAGAAACGCTCACCGTAGGGCCCGACAGAAACTGCTCTGGAGCGAGTAATTCGTTAACCTTGACCAATCCGCTACGACTGAATACCTTAGATAATGGTTTTATCTCGGTAAGTGGCACGCCGACTGACTGCGTGCACCTTGCAATTAGAGAGTTGTACCAAGATGAACCCGATATGGTGGTCTCAGGTATTAATGCGGGTGCCAATATGGGTGATGATACCCTGTATTCAGGCACCGTTGCAGCAGCAATGGAGGGGCGGTTCTTGGGCTTTCCTGCCATTGCCATCTCATTAGTTGGTCATGAGTTGAAACATTATGATACCGCGGCTCATTATGCATTAAAAATTGTTAAAGCCTTGCAAGATAGCCCAATTGCACAAGATAAGATCTTGAATATTAATGTGCCGGATCTTCCTTTGGCTGAAGTCAAAGGCATTAAGATTACCCGCCTTGGTGCAAGGCACAGAGCTGAAGGCATGGTGAGGACCCAAGATCCTGCTGGTAGAGAGATTTTTTGGTTAGGACCTCCGGGCGACGAGCAGGATGCCAGTGATGGTACAGACTTTTATGCCGTAGCTAACGGTTATGTGTCTATCACGCCATTAACGGTCGATTTAACGGCATTTGAGCAACTGAGTGCCTTAGAGTCTTGGTTAACCCAGATCCACGATTAG
- a CDS encoding protein-L-isoaspartate(D-aspartate) O-methyltransferase: protein MTPVASTSALNLARSLYEAGIRNEAVLQAVANTPREQFLDAALGHKAYENTALPIGQGQTISQPYIVAKMTEIILQTKPTKVLEIGTGSGYQAAILARLVPQLFTVERIKSLQIQARQRLKRLDLHNIAFKYGDGWEGWPSKGPYDAIMVTAAASSIPDALVSQLADGGILVIPVGEIAQQLLKVTRSGDKYRSEVVEDVRFVPLINGELA, encoded by the coding sequence ATGACCCCAGTTGCCTCAACATCAGCATTGAACCTTGCAAGAAGTCTGTATGAGGCTGGGATCCGCAATGAGGCAGTATTACAGGCTGTGGCAAACACTCCGAGGGAGCAATTTCTTGATGCAGCTCTGGGTCACAAAGCTTATGAAAATACGGCGCTACCTATTGGGCAGGGACAAACTATTTCTCAGCCCTACATTGTTGCCAAAATGACTGAGATCATCTTGCAAACTAAGCCCACTAAAGTATTGGAGATAGGAACGGGCTCAGGGTATCAAGCCGCTATTCTCGCACGGTTAGTGCCACAACTCTTTACGGTGGAGCGGATCAAGAGTTTACAGATCCAAGCTAGGCAGAGATTGAAAAGACTCGATCTGCATAATATCGCTTTTAAATATGGCGATGGCTGGGAAGGGTGGCCGAGCAAAGGACCTTATGATGCGATCATGGTTACTGCTGCAGCGAGTTCAATCCCTGATGCTCTAGTATCTCAATTAGCAGATGGTGGCATATTAGTGATCCCTGTAGGGGAAATCGCTCAGCAGTTATTAAAAGTGACACGCAGTGGTGATAAATACAGGTCTGAAGTTGTAGAAGATGTACGCTTCGTACCGCTTATCAATGGTGAGCTGGCATAG
- a CDS encoding peptidoglycan DD-metalloendopeptidase family protein produces the protein MMRLVCFLSVCITLMLSGCSFKADRPAPVESLNGPSTPSISKGSITGSRYVVKKGDTLYSIAWGSNKDFVDIAKSNRLPKPYTIYPGQVLSLSSKKYVTNSQSVKKTANSTPFPSVKYAKSNEKQSVSVNSSSAASQNEGSKKQLDPNSKPAYSVTSNQQDVNRVVHKPAELPKKVSRWSWPVKGQVIGTFSAKEQGNKGIKIAGNRGDAIKAAASGRVVYAGSALRGYGNLVIIKHSDDYLSAYAHADKILVKEKQAVNVGQTVATMGSTGTNRVMLHFEIRYHGKSVNPVKFLPKQ, from the coding sequence ATCATGAGGTTGGTTTGCTTTTTAAGTGTCTGCATAACATTGATGCTATCTGGTTGTAGCTTTAAGGCTGATAGGCCCGCACCAGTGGAGTCGTTAAATGGCCCTTCCACTCCTTCGATCAGTAAAGGATCGATAACGGGCAGCCGTTATGTGGTTAAAAAAGGCGATACTTTATATTCAATCGCATGGGGCTCTAATAAAGATTTTGTCGATATTGCAAAGAGTAATCGTCTGCCAAAGCCTTATACCATCTACCCTGGGCAAGTTTTGAGCTTAAGCTCTAAAAAATATGTTACAAATAGCCAAAGCGTCAAAAAAACAGCGAACTCAACGCCTTTCCCCTCTGTTAAATATGCTAAATCTAATGAAAAACAATCAGTTAGTGTTAATTCGAGTTCTGCTGCTAGTCAAAATGAGGGGTCAAAAAAACAGCTTGATCCAAATTCGAAGCCTGCGTATTCTGTAACAAGCAATCAACAAGATGTTAACCGAGTTGTCCACAAGCCAGCCGAGCTTCCAAAGAAGGTAAGCAGATGGTCGTGGCCTGTGAAAGGTCAGGTGATTGGAACTTTCTCAGCCAAAGAGCAGGGAAATAAAGGAATAAAGATCGCGGGTAATCGAGGTGATGCAATTAAAGCGGCTGCAAGCGGTCGAGTTGTTTATGCAGGTAGTGCACTTCGAGGGTACGGTAATTTAGTTATCATTAAGCATAGCGATGACTATTTAAGTGCTTATGCTCATGCTGATAAGATCTTAGTTAAAGAGAAACAAGCTGTTAATGTTGGACAGACAGTTGCAACAATGGGCAGTACTGGTACAAATCGGGTCATGCTACATTTTGAGATCCGATACCACGGAAAATCAGTAAACCCAGTTAAATTTTTGCCTAAACAATAG
- the rpoS gene encoding RNA polymerase sigma factor RpoS produces the protein MGRLNSAVVVEQTKNHSDESTNKLTKQDVKEAELEQQVQDDLQKNLDATQLYLGEIGFSPLLSAEEEVYFSRKSLKGCEKSRNRMIESNLRLVVKIARRYNNRGLALLDLIEEGNLGLIRAVEKFDPERGFRFSTYATWWIRQTIERAIMNQTRTIRLPIHVVKELNVYLRTARELAHKLDHEPTAEEIAEQLDLSSSDVSRMLKLNERITSVDTPLGGESDKALLDVLADDDNVGPDYKVQDEDISKSVVKWLDELNTKQREVLARRFGLLGYEPSTLENVGKEIGLTRERVRQIQVEALKRLKDLLGAQGLSVEAIFRV, from the coding sequence ATGGGCAGATTAAATAGTGCCGTTGTAGTGGAGCAAACCAAGAACCACTCTGATGAGTCAACGAATAAACTTACTAAACAGGATGTGAAAGAGGCTGAATTAGAACAGCAAGTACAAGATGATCTACAAAAAAACTTAGATGCAACCCAATTGTATCTAGGCGAAATTGGTTTTTCCCCCCTCCTCAGTGCTGAGGAAGAAGTATATTTTTCACGAAAGTCCTTAAAAGGCTGTGAAAAATCTCGCAATCGTATGATTGAAAGTAACCTCAGGTTGGTAGTAAAAATTGCTCGTCGATATAACAATCGAGGCTTAGCGCTGCTCGATCTTATCGAAGAGGGTAATTTGGGCTTGATCCGTGCTGTAGAGAAGTTTGACCCCGAGCGTGGTTTTAGATTCTCAACTTATGCAACATGGTGGATTAGGCAGACGATTGAACGAGCAATTATGAATCAGACTCGTACAATCCGATTACCCATCCATGTAGTCAAAGAGCTTAATGTCTATTTGCGTACGGCGAGAGAATTAGCACATAAGCTAGATCACGAGCCAACGGCCGAAGAGATCGCAGAACAACTCGATTTATCGAGTAGCGATGTTAGCCGTATGCTCAAGCTTAATGAAAGAATTACCTCTGTCGATACACCACTGGGTGGTGAAAGCGATAAAGCCTTATTAGATGTACTCGCAGATGATGATAACGTAGGACCCGATTATAAGGTTCAGGATGAAGACATATCTAAGTCTGTGGTTAAGTGGTTAGATGAACTCAATACCAAACAACGAGAAGTGCTAGCGCGCCGATTTGGTTTGTTAGGGTATGAGCCGTCGACTCTAGAGAATGTAGGAAAAGAGATTGGTTTGACTCGTGAGAGAGTACGCCAAATCCAAGTTGAGGCGCTTAAGCGTTTAAAAGATTTACTTGGGGCGCAGGGCCTTTCTGTAGAGGCAATTTTTAGAGTGTAA